The Ammoniphilus oxalaticus genome contains a region encoding:
- a CDS encoding dihydrolipoamide acetyltransferase family protein — protein MAEKVLMPQLGESVTEGTISKWFVNVGDTVNKYEPLCEVNTDKVNAEIPATVAGTVTEIIVAEGETVKVGTLICYITPAEQKKTEDVTTRKETEPNASESVSDRQPDRSAKKRYSPAVFKLAQEHDLELSQLTGTGAGGRITRKDVLTFIKQGGTTNQAESVPLAEVAPSSQQSAAGKSPQPTDFEAEDREIPVSGIRRTIANRMTQSKQEVPHAWMMIEADVTNLVAFRNQVKDKFRSEEGLNLTFFPFFVKAIVEALKEFPMMNSVWADDKIIVKKAVHMSIAVATDEALHVPVIRDADQKSIFGIAKSIDALVQKARAGKLTLADTAGGTFTCNNTGSFGSILSGPIINQPQAAILSIETIVKRPVVINNMIAIRDMVNLCLSLDHRVLDGLVCGNFMQSVKRKLESYGPDTNIY, from the coding sequence ATGGCTGAGAAAGTATTGATGCCCCAGCTCGGAGAAAGTGTGACAGAAGGAACGATCTCCAAGTGGTTTGTCAATGTGGGGGACACCGTAAACAAATATGAGCCCTTGTGTGAAGTGAATACAGATAAAGTCAACGCGGAAATTCCCGCAACCGTTGCAGGCACGGTGACTGAAATCATCGTCGCCGAGGGGGAAACGGTGAAAGTCGGTACGTTAATCTGCTACATTACGCCGGCTGAGCAGAAGAAAACGGAGGACGTGACAACGCGGAAGGAAACAGAACCGAATGCGTCGGAGTCAGTGAGTGATCGTCAGCCAGATCGCTCAGCTAAAAAAAGATATTCACCAGCGGTATTTAAACTTGCGCAAGAACACGATCTAGAGTTGAGTCAATTGACGGGAACGGGAGCGGGCGGACGGATCACGCGCAAAGACGTGTTAACCTTCATAAAACAGGGAGGAACAACCAACCAAGCGGAATCTGTCCCGTTGGCAGAAGTTGCGCCATCATCGCAGCAATCCGCTGCTGGAAAGTCGCCTCAACCGACGGACTTCGAAGCGGAGGATCGTGAAATCCCAGTGTCCGGTATTCGCAGAACGATTGCCAATCGGATGACGCAAAGTAAACAGGAAGTACCGCACGCGTGGATGATGATTGAAGCGGATGTGACGAATTTGGTTGCGTTTCGTAACCAAGTGAAGGATAAATTCAGAAGCGAGGAAGGGCTAAACTTAACGTTCTTTCCGTTCTTTGTGAAAGCGATTGTGGAAGCGCTAAAAGAATTTCCGATGATGAACTCGGTTTGGGCGGACGACAAGATTATCGTGAAAAAAGCGGTGCATATGTCGATCGCAGTGGCGACCGATGAAGCGTTGCATGTGCCTGTCATTCGCGATGCGGATCAGAAGAGCATTTTTGGAATTGCGAAATCAATCGACGCGTTAGTCCAAAAAGCGCGAGCAGGGAAGTTAACGTTGGCGGATACGGCGGGCGGGACCTTTACGTGTAACAATACAGGTTCATTTGGATCGATTCTATCAGGACCGATCATCAATCAACCGCAAGCGGCTATTTTGAGTATTGAAACGATTGTCAAACGGCCTGTCGTAATCAACAATATGATTGCTATTCGGGATATGGTCAATTTATGTTTGTCTCTGGATCATCGGGTATTGGACGGTCTCGTTTGCGGAAACTTTATGCAAAGTGTGAAACGTAAGTTGGAGAGTTATGGCCCAGACACAAACATTTATTAA
- a CDS encoding thiamine pyrophosphate-dependent dehydrogenase E1 component subunit alpha, producing the protein MSENRHQAMGLSDQQVRDMYYYMLLSRKVDERLWLLNRAGKIPFTVSCQGQEAAQVGAAFALDREKDYLCPYYRDVGVVTVFGMTAKDLMLAAFAKAEDPSSGGRQMPGHFGGKKYRILSGSSPVTTQVPHAVGLALAARMQGEDAVVFTSFGEGSSNQGDFHEGANFAGVHQLPVVLFCENNQYAISVPLSKQVACERIADRAIGYGFPGVTVDGNDPLEVYQMMKTAVDRARRGEGPTLVEATMHRLVPHSSDDDDRAYRSPEELEEAKRNDPLPKFKRYLQEVGTLDEAAEKKMIERINREIDEATEYAEQAPYPTPESVLRQVYAE; encoded by the coding sequence ATGAGCGAAAACAGACATCAGGCAATGGGCTTGTCTGACCAGCAAGTACGAGATATGTATTACTATATGTTACTCTCGCGCAAGGTGGATGAACGTTTGTGGCTCTTGAATCGAGCGGGTAAAATCCCTTTTACCGTTTCCTGTCAAGGACAAGAAGCAGCCCAAGTTGGGGCCGCTTTCGCGCTGGACAGAGAAAAGGATTATCTCTGTCCGTATTATCGCGATGTCGGCGTGGTGACTGTGTTTGGAATGACAGCAAAGGATCTGATGCTAGCGGCGTTTGCTAAAGCGGAAGATCCGAGCAGCGGCGGACGTCAAATGCCCGGTCATTTCGGGGGGAAAAAGTATCGCATTTTAAGCGGTTCCAGTCCTGTGACAACACAAGTTCCGCATGCGGTCGGCCTGGCGCTAGCGGCCCGTATGCAAGGGGAAGATGCTGTCGTGTTTACTTCCTTTGGAGAAGGATCAAGTAACCAGGGCGATTTCCATGAGGGCGCTAACTTTGCTGGGGTTCATCAATTACCTGTTGTGTTATTTTGTGAAAATAATCAATATGCGATTTCTGTGCCGCTTTCTAAGCAAGTAGCCTGTGAACGGATCGCGGATCGGGCGATTGGCTACGGCTTTCCAGGGGTGACGGTTGATGGCAATGACCCGCTCGAAGTTTATCAGATGATGAAAACAGCAGTTGATCGGGCGCGACGCGGCGAAGGTCCAACGCTCGTTGAAGCGACCATGCACCGACTCGTTCCACACTCTAGCGACGACGATGATCGAGCCTATCGTTCGCCAGAAGAGTTAGAGGAAGCAAAGCGCAATGATCCGCTGCCAAAGTTTAAACGCTATTTGCAAGAAGTCGGGACGCTAGATGAAGCAGCGGAGAAAAAAATGATAGAACGAATTAATCGAGAAATAGACGAAGCGACCGAATATGCGGAGCAAGCTCCCTATCCAACGCCTGAGAGCGTTTTGCGTCAGGTGTATGCTGAGTAG
- a CDS encoding alpha-ketoacid dehydrogenase subunit beta has protein sequence MPTISYIEAVTAAMREEMQRDKNVFVLGEDVGVRGGVFRATQGLYEEFGEQRVMDTPLAESAIVGVAIGAAAYGMKPIAEIQFADFIMPAVNQIVSEAAKMRYRSNGDWTCPLVVRAPYGGGVNGALYHSQSVEAMFCNIPGLKVVAPSTPYDVKGLLKAAIRDPDPVLFFEHKRCYRLIKGEVPDTDYVVPIGKADLKRSGEDITVISYGLTLHFALEAAERLQEEGYSAHVLDLRTLYPLDKEAIVAAAKQTGKVLIIHEDNKEGGIAGEVAAIIAEECLFELDAPIKRLCGPDVPAMPYSPPMEKFFMLNPDKVYQAMKELAEF, from the coding sequence ATGCCAACGATCTCTTATATCGAAGCCGTCACCGCAGCGATGCGCGAAGAAATGCAACGAGATAAAAATGTTTTTGTGTTAGGGGAAGACGTTGGAGTTCGCGGCGGCGTCTTTCGAGCTACACAAGGTTTGTATGAGGAGTTCGGGGAACAACGGGTGATGGATACGCCGTTAGCGGAGTCGGCGATTGTCGGTGTCGCGATTGGAGCGGCGGCCTATGGGATGAAGCCAATTGCAGAAATTCAATTTGCCGATTTTATTATGCCCGCGGTGAATCAAATTGTAAGTGAAGCGGCGAAAATGAGGTATCGTTCAAATGGCGATTGGACGTGTCCGCTCGTTGTGCGGGCGCCTTATGGCGGCGGGGTGAACGGGGCTCTGTATCACTCGCAAAGTGTGGAGGCGATGTTTTGTAATATTCCTGGATTAAAAGTTGTCGCCCCTTCAACGCCCTATGATGTCAAAGGATTACTAAAAGCAGCAATTCGCGATCCGGATCCCGTGCTATTTTTTGAACACAAACGTTGCTATCGTTTGATCAAAGGCGAAGTGCCAGACACTGATTATGTTGTGCCGATTGGTAAAGCGGATCTAAAGCGGAGCGGCGAAGACATTACAGTGATCTCATACGGTTTAACGCTCCATTTTGCTTTGGAGGCAGCGGAAAGGCTGCAAGAAGAAGGTTATAGCGCCCACGTTTTAGATCTGCGCACGTTGTATCCGTTGGATAAAGAAGCGATTGTTGCGGCGGCGAAACAGACAGGAAAAGTGCTCATTATACATGAAGATAACAAAGAAGGCGGCATCGCGGGCGAAGTGGCGGCGATCATTGCCGAAGAATGCTTATTTGAGCTCGATGCCCCGATCAAACGATTATGCGGCCCAGATGTCCCAGCAATGCCCTATAGCCCGCCGATGGAAAAGTTCTTCATGTTAAATCCTGACAAAGTGTATCAGGCGATGAAAGAACTGGCTGAATTTTAA